Proteins encoded by one window of Streptomyces sp. ALI-76-A:
- a CDS encoding ABC transporter ATP-binding protein yields MTTTPIAGRTTAVAARATDLSKIYGQGETQVVALDRVSVEFRQAEFTAIMGPSGSGKSTLMHCVAGLDTFSSGSVRIGDTELGSLKDKQLTKLRRDKIGFIFQAFNLLPTLTALENITLPMDIAGRKADKEWLDSVIRMVGLSDRLSHRPSQLSGGQQQRVAVARALASRPGIIFGDEPTGNLDSRAGAEVLGFLRNSVRELGQTVVMVTHDPVAAAYADRVVFLADGRIVDEVYGPTAESVLDFMKQFDAKGRTS; encoded by the coding sequence GTGACCACCACTCCCATCGCCGGCCGCACCACCGCCGTGGCCGCGCGCGCCACGGATCTGTCGAAGATCTACGGACAGGGCGAGACCCAGGTGGTCGCCCTGGACCGGGTCTCCGTCGAGTTCCGCCAGGCCGAGTTCACCGCGATCATGGGCCCCTCCGGATCCGGCAAGTCCACGCTGATGCACTGCGTGGCCGGCCTGGACACGTTCTCGTCCGGTTCGGTGCGCATCGGTGACACGGAGCTCGGGTCGCTGAAGGACAAGCAGCTGACGAAGCTGCGCCGGGACAAGATCGGCTTCATCTTCCAGGCGTTCAACCTGCTGCCGACGCTGACCGCGCTGGAGAACATCACCCTCCCGATGGACATCGCGGGCCGCAAGGCCGACAAGGAGTGGCTGGACTCCGTGATCCGGATGGTGGGCCTGAGCGACCGGCTCAGCCACCGCCCGTCCCAGCTCTCCGGCGGCCAGCAGCAGCGCGTCGCCGTGGCCCGGGCGCTGGCCTCCCGGCCCGGGATCATCTTCGGCGACGAACCGACCGGGAACCTCGACTCGCGCGCGGGTGCCGAGGTCCTCGGCTTCCTGCGCAACTCCGTGCGGGAGCTCGGGCAGACGGTGGTGATGGTGACCCACGACCCGGTGGCGGCGGCGTACGCGGACCGGGTGGTGTTCCTCGCGGACGGCCGGATCGTCGACGAGGTGTACGGCCCCACGGCGGAGTCGGTCCTCGACTTCATGAAGCAGTTCGACGCGAAGGGCCGCACCAGCTGA